The region TTAGGAACATGATGTACTCCGCTCAACTCGATGGGATGGGGCCATTCTCTATCCGCTACCCACGAGGCAATGGCGTTATGGTGGATTGGAAAAAACCTTTTCAAAAACTTGATATTGGAAAAGGCCGAGTTCTTCGACAAGGTAGTGAAATCGCACTGCTCACTATTGGTCACATTGGAAATATGGCTGCAAAGGCTACCGAAATGCTTGAAGCCGAAGGAATTAGTGTTTACCACGCCGATATGCGCTTTGCAAAACCTTTAGATATAGGGATTTTAAAATATGTTGGTGAAAACTTCAAGGCGGTAATAACCGTTGAAGATGGCTGTCTACCCGGAGGTTTCGGAAGCGCCATTCTCGAATGGCTAAACGACAATGGTTATTCAACAAAAGTTGTTCGGCTTGGAATTCCCGATTCATTTATTGAGCACGGCACACAGCAGCAGCTATACTCCGATTGCGGTTATGATATTGAAAATATTTATCAGACGGCTAAAAAATACTCGCCCCATAAGGTTAATATGAAAGTTATCTAATAAAAAATTGGATATTCCTATTTTTTGAATTTTGTTGTCGAATTAAAATAAACTTTATATCTTCGCACCCCGAAAGTTCATTCAAATTATGCCCGGATGGCGGAATTGGTAGACGCGCTGGTCTCAAACACCAGTGAGCTCACCCTCGTGCCGGTTCGATCCCGGCTCCGGGTACAACACAAGAAGCCCTCATTACGAGGGCTTTTTTATTATCGGGCCCTCCGAACTCTAATAATTCATATAACAAACACAGTAATATAAAAAAATTAATATTTATTAAAAAGTGTTATTTTTTTAGGGTTTTATATACTACGTGTATCTACTTATAAAGAAATCCTTAAATTTATTTTTTTAGTGGCTCCTAAAAATCAAAGGATGAAAAAAACGATTTTATTGATTCTCCTTGCATTGATTCAGTTTTTTTGCTTTGGCCAAAACTACAGAATCAATCACTACTCAATAAATCAAGGACTATCTCAAAGTGTTGTATACACTATATTTCAGGATAGCAGAGGTTTTATTTGGGTAGGCACTCAGGACGGGTTAAACCGATTCGATGGCTATACATTTATAAAATATCTTCATAATCCAACCGACTCCAACTCAATTTCCGACAGTTGGATATACTCTATTACAGAGGACAAAGAGGGAAATCTTTGGATAGGAACTCGCCGAGGCCTAAACAGGTTTGATTTTTCTAAAAACAAATTCACCAGATACATTCACACGCCTGAAAATGAAAACGATCCCTATCGGGATAATGTTTACGGATGCATTGCAGGCAACGATGGCCTTATCTACACCAACACACCACCCCTAATAAATACTTTTGATCCCCAAACAGGCAAGTACAAACACTTCAAAAATAGCGTAGGAGAAAACCCAAACGTAGAGGAGCAAACGCTTCCTATAATTATTGATAAAGATGGTGAGATTTGGGCTGGAACAACTTTTGGTTTAACAAAATTCAATCCTATTACAGGGAACTTTACAAACTACCAGCACAACCCATCCGATAGAAACACCATTAACGACAACTCCATACTTTCAATCTACGAAGATCTTCAAGGTAAAATATGGGTAGGAACTAAGCAAGGATTTAACATCTTTGATAAAATAAATAACACATTTAAAAGTTACTCCCTATTTGTAAACAATAATCCAGTTGAGATTCGAACTATAGTTCAAGATTTAAAGGGGGAGTACTGGATTGGAACTCAAAACAATAGAATTTTTAGAATAAGTTTCAATTCCAATCAAAAAATGATCGTAGAAACACAGATTTCGTCGGGTGTGGAACAAAATGCGAGTCATCTTAATCACAGTACGGTTAATTCATTAGCCATCGATCGCTCTCACAACCTTTGGATTGGAACACTAAACGGCCTCGATAAAGCCGACCTAAAAGACCCACGTTTTAAACTTTACCGGAAATCTAAAGAATCAAATTCGGTTGATCTTCTTGATAATGTTATAGCATCGATATACAAACATAAAAATGGTGATATCTGGATAGGAAATTGGACCGCTGGACTAAATATCGTCAACAGAAAAACAAACAAAGTAACTCATTACTCATCAACACTATCCGGAAAGAACTACATCCCCAACAATTCTGTTCACGTTATTTTTGAATACAAGGATAACGAAATATGGATTGGAACCCGTAATGGAATTTATGTTTTCAGCAACGACAGATTTGTTTCGCTGAACCAATTCTACAAAACAAATAAACTGCCAACATTCGAAAACAATAGAGTTTTCAGCATTGTTAAGGAACGCAACAACAATGTTTGGATTGCAACCCAGGGTGGACTATACTTTCTGGATATGAATAATTTCAACTTTCAAAATTATACTACCGATACTCATGTTGATAGAAGAATCAGCGACAACCTAGTTTATACCTTAACCTTCGATTGTGACAGCAACCTATGGATTGCAACAAAAAATGGGCTCGATAAGTTCAATAGGAAAAGTAACAAAATAAGCCATATTCTTAGAGATGAAAAATCGACAAATACATTAACCGACAACTACTGCGTTTCGCTTTGCTACACTTCCGATTCAACACTTTGGATTGGTACCAAAAGTGGAATTAATCGACTTAACATAAAAACTAACAAATTCAATTACTACACCGAGGCCGATGGCTTAGCATCAAATCTGGTTTACGAGATTATTCAGGACGATTTGGGCGATATGTGGTTTGGTACCGGAAAAGGTTTATCGCAATTGCGAAAGGGTGAAAAGAAGATTATCACCTATAGCGAAGAAGATGGTTTACAGAGTCTTGAGTTCAACCTTCGCGCCAGCCACAAAAGCCACGATGGTGAAATCTTCTTTGGAGGAATGAACGGCATTAACTCATTCAATCCAAAAGAGTTATCGGATAATAAAAATATTCCTCCTATAGAATTTACTGCATTTCAGAAACAAAATAAGAATGGAAGCGAAAACATCCACATAACCAATAACAGCAAAATTGTACTCAACTACAGTGATTTTGCTTTTTATGTTGAGTTTGCAGCATTGGAATATACCTGTCCCAACAAAAACCAGTATGCCTATAAGTTCGATGGCGACAAACAGAACTGGATAAATAACGGTAACCGAAGATTTTTAACCTTCTCCAACATGACCCCGGGTCTTTATAAACTATGGATAAAAGGTAGCAATAATGATAATGTCTGGAATGAAAATGGAACGTTTATAATTATCAGAATCAGACCACCCTGGTACAGAAGTACCTTAGCCTATATCATTTATGTAATTATAATTATCACAACAATTATTACAGTTGTAAAATACCGCGAACGTGCCCTAAAAGAACAAAAAAGAGTTCTCGAAGAAAAAGTGGAAGAACGCACAAAAGAAGTGGTAAGGCAAAAAAGTGAAATTCTTGAAAAAAATCACGAACTCGAAGAACAGAATCAGGAAATTATGAGCCAACGCGATTTGCTTTCGAGCCAGAATGAACGAATATCAAAACAAAATAAACAGATTAAGGATAGCATTCAGTATGCCAGTAGAATTCAATCAGCAATTTTACCAGCAACTTCAATTTTAAATGATTTAAACTTTGGACATTTTCTTATTTATAGACCTAAAGACATTGTAAGTGGGGATTTTTACTGGTTTAAACAAATAGAAGACCACCTCCTAATAGCGGTAGCCGATTGTACAGGGCACGGTGTACCTGGAGCGTTTATGAGTATGCTAGGCAATGCCTTCCTAAATGAAATTGTTACCCATAATGATATTACTAAAGCCAACGAGGTTTTAGATAGATTGAGAGAGCTTATCATTTCCTCCTTAAAGCAATCGGGAGAGGAAGCCGTTACTCGCGATGGTATGGATATTGCGTTTTGCGAGATTAATCTTAAAACCTTATCAATACAGTATGCTGGGGCTCACAACTCGCTCATCATAATTCGCAATAACGAATTAATTGAACTGCATGCCGATAGATACCCTGTTGGTCTTTATCACAAATCGTTAATGCCTTTTAATAACCACCAATTCCAGTTAATGAAAGGCGATAATTTATACATGTTCACCGATGGAATTTTCGATCAGTTTGGAGGTGAATATGGAAGTAAGTTCATGTATAAACAGTTAAAAAATCTTCTAATAGAAACTAATCAACTTCCAATGGAATCTCAAAAAAAAGAGATCGAAAAAAATGTAGATGATTGGATGAGAAACGAGTATGAACAAATAGATGATATTACTATGCTAGGAATGAGAATTCTCTAACTCCTAAAGTATATATCTATCCCAAAAAAATTATTACCCCTATTGGTTTCTCTCTTTAGGGGTTGATTTTTTCTTTAAAAAAATCAGTTTTATTTAGCATTTGTGCAATCATATTCCATATATTTATTGGGTCAAATTAAGCCATTGAATAACATCCATATAACCCAATGAACTTCATCAATTTTCATTGCCATAAGCCCAATCTCTGCAACAAAGGGATTGGATTATATTCACTTAATGTGGATGATATTGTTAATGAACAAGTCCCCGAAAACTGTACCATTGGAATTCATCCCTGGCAATGCGAGCATCCCGATATTGATGAGTGGATTCGGCAAATGGATTATTTAGTACAAAGCCCAAATGTCTTGGCCATTGGCGAAATTGGTCTCGACAGACTTAAAGGAGGAAATCTTGATCTGCAAACCCAAATTTTAGTTGCACAGGTTGAAATTGCACAGAAAGTTAATAAACCAATAATCATACACTGCGTTCGGGCATGGAGCGAATTAATAAAATCACTATCGAACCCAAAGTATAAAACGGTAAAGAAAGCCATTCACGGATTTAGAGGAAAAGCCGACATGGCCAAGCAACTTGTAATGCAGGACTACTACCTATCGTTCGGCTCAATCCTTGTTGATCCTACTCCAGAACTGGCCGAATCGCTAACAATGGTTCCTTTGAATAGGCTATTTTTCGAAACCGACACCTCGGAAATGCCAATAGGAGAAGTGTACTCTGCAGCATCGGATATACTCGACATACCAATTGAAGAGCTACTCCAAGAAACCGAAAAAAATTTTACTGAGTTTTTCAATAGATAGCAGTCTCCATTTCTAAACTTTACGCACCACTCTAAATCATCTCATTTTTCAAATCTCAATATCTTTATTGATATTTGCCACGTATTTACAAAACTCTAAATTATGGACTGGCTTGAGCGGACGGAATTACTGCTAGGGAAAGAACAGGTATCAAAACTAAGTAGCAAACACGTTTTGGTTGTAGGACTCGGAGGTGTTGGCGCTTACGCTGCCGAACAAATTTGCAGAGCTGGCATTGGTCAAATGACTATAGTAGATGGCGATACCATTCATCTCACCAATATAAACCGCCAACTTCCTGCGCTAAATAGCACAATAGGCTTACCCAAAGCGGAATATCTTGGGAAAAGATTACTGGATATCAATCCAAACTTAAAACTTCATATCATTCAAGAATATTTAAGGGATGAAAGAATGAAAGAAGTTCTCTCCCAGCACTACGATTATGTGGTTGATGCCATTGATACACTTTCTCCTAAAATTTTTCTCATAAATGACGCCTACAAGAATGGGCTTAGAGTTGTGAGTTCAATGGGTAGCGGAGGGAAACTCAATCCTGCAAAAGTTCAAATTGCCGATATTTCAGAATCGCATAACTGCCCACTAGCTCGCATTTTGAGAAAAAGACTTCACCGATTGGGCATTCGCACTGGCATAAAAGTAGTATACTCACCAGAAGAAGTACCAGAAAATGCCACTCGCCCATGCGAGGGTGAACCAAACAAGAAAACTACCGTAGGAACAATATCCTATATGCCTCCAATATTTGGCTGTTTTATAGCATCAGTGGTGATTAGGGATTTACTAGCGGACTCTTGAAAAGTGGAAAAACTGTTGGCAATTCAGGGAATAACCACTTTCCATCCCGGTACTTTATTTCTGGGAAATTTATATTCTGAGAGTTCAACAAGCTGTATGTATCAGTTTTGAACTCGGTGAACAGCGAATCGTCCGTAGTATTGAAATATTGTTTACTTATTGGTGCATATTCCACAACTGGCAGTACCTGATATAGCCGTTTTAAATCCCTAAATGGCGTATGAACCCAAACAGGGATATAACCTGTGCCAGTAATTTGGGTTTTACCCACTTCATTCTTTGCCAACTGAACAAAAGTAATAACGCCCCCATTACAATACCGTTTACGCTGATTCGACACAAAATTCCCCAACGAGTAAACAACAACCTGGCCAATTGTACTATCGGTGTCGAGGGTTGCCTCCATACGTTGTATAACATGTGGATGTGAACCAATAATTATACGAACGCCTATACCTTTCATAAATTCGGCAAGCTTAATCTGAGTTTTAGATGGATTTGTTTCGTACTCGTTACCCCAATGAATAAAAACTATCACCTCATCAACCCCCATATTTCTTGTTTTCTCAACATCTGCTCTGATTATTGCCGTATCAATTAAATTAACAATTACAGGCGATGGAACTGGAATTCCATTTGTCCCATAGGTATAATTTAGCAAGCCGAGCTTAAACCCATTTTTCTCAACAATTAAAGGGTTATTTAATTCGCGATTTGCTGAGTCCAAGAAAGTTCCTGTATGAGGAATCCCTTTTTGGTTTAACACCTCTATCGTTCTTATTATTCCATCCTTCCCTCTATCGGCGGAGTGGTTATTTGCATTAACTAAAACATCAACCCCTGCGCCCATAAGTCCATCAACTAAATCATCGGGCGAACTGAACTGTGGATAACCGGAATACGGCTTACCAGCCAGCGTAACCTCCAAATTAGCAATTGCAATATCGGCATAAGAAAATACTTGTTTAATTCGAGTAAATACACTATCGTAACTATACGTTCCTGTTTTTTCGTCGAAGGCCGACGTAATTTGAGGGGAATGACCCATTACATCGCCTAAAAATAGTAAGTTGAGAGTGCTATTGCCCGGTTTTTGTGCTTTAGCACTTAAACAGATAGCAGCGAAAAGTATTAGTAGAAAAGTAAAGTTTTTCATATAAACCGTATTAATGTACAAATATAGTATTCCAAAATCACTTTAACCCATAATAGTTTAAACAAAAAGGGGCATCGTAGGATGCCCCTTTCCGTAAGGTATAAATATTTTACTTTTGTTCTTCAGGAATCATTACAACCTCAACAATATTCCCTTGGCTAAACATTTTATTGGCAAATGCTTTGATCATCTCAGCATTAACAGATTTTACCACATCTAGATAGTTGGTATTTTTGTCAACGCCGGTTTTATACTTTTCACGTATAACATTCAACCAATACTTATTTTCGCGTTGATTCTGATCGTACTGTTTAATCATGAATTCCTTAGCCTTATTTAAGTCATCCTCAAGAGGGCCATTGGCTTTAATTTTTTCAATCTCAGCATAAATAATTCCCATGAGTTTTTCTCTCATATTAGGATCGGTATCGAACATCATCATTAAATCATACGATTCTACAGGGAATTTGCTGATTGACATCCCAACCTGAACGCCATAGGAGCCACCTTCCTTCTCGCGTACTTCTTCAAGATAACGATTTTGAAGTATTGAATTCATGTAACTTGCTAAAACTAAATTCTCAAGGCTGTACTTTGCATCGCCAGTTAAAGCAATATAAATTGATGCTTTGGGAGTTTGAAGTGACTTCTTAAATATATTGGAAATCTTACCTTTTGGCTCTCTCACACCATTATCCTTAGGGGTATCGTCTCTTTTTAAAGTTGGCAATCCGCCAATATATTTTTCGAGCAAACCCTTAGCCTCTTCGGCCTTGATATTTCCAGTAAATACGAATGTAAAGTCTGACGCATCGGCAAAACGATTCTTATAGAAATCCATCGTAGAATTAAACTCAACCTTATTGAAGAAATCCATATTTTGAGGCATAACCCGAGGGTTATGGTTTGCCATGGCAACAGTAATACTATCATTGAAAGCCATGCTAGGATCTGCAGAGGCATTAGCCATATATGCTTTAATACGTCCCATATAGGTATTAAATCCTTCGGCATCCTGCCTTGGTGATGTAAAGTATAAATAAACCAATTGCAGCATTGTTTCAAAATCCTTAGGGGAAGCGCTACCATTGAAACCTTCAAAATCCTCACCAATGACTGGTCTTACATTAACAATTTTCCCAGCAAGCATCTTATCTAAATCGGGCTTCGAAAATTCTCCAACTCCTACGTTAGAAATAATGGATGCGGCCATAGTAGCCGATGGCAATGATTTATTATCGGCTAAGGATAAACCGCCTTGACTAAACGCAGATAAAGCAATTTCATCTTCCTTGAAGTTGGTTTCTTTAACAATTACCTTTGCCCCATTGGATAGTTCAAATTCTGTAGTTCCAAAAATATTATTTGAATTAGTTTTCACAACTTTACCTGGGTTAGCAACACTTTCAACCAAAGGTTTGTTGGAAACTTTATCTACATAGGCTTCAATATTCTCTGCCTTAACCTCTTTCAATGCGTTTAAAACTGCATCCTCTGTAGGCATTACAAGACCATCCTTTTTAGGACCTTCAACGGTAATTACCATATTGTTCTCAGTAATTAATTTGGCAGCAACAGCATTAACATCTTCAATTTTAATAGAAGGTATTATTCCATTGGCAAAAGCAAACTCAAACTCAATTCCTGGAATTGGAGTACCATCAAGGAAATTACCAACTGCTTCCCAAACATACTTTTGATTCTTTTGTTTGTCTTTCTCTTTCAGTTGATTTTCTAAATCACGAAGATAATCGGCTTTTGCCCTATCTAGTTCTGACGCGGCAAAGCCAAAACGTTTAACACGTTCAGCCTCCCGAACCACACCTTTAACTCCTTCAAGCATTGCATCGTTCTTTAGTGCGGCAAAAAACATAAATGCGCTTTTTGTACGAACCATATCGGTCATAGTAGAAATTGCAAAAACGTAGGGAGGATTTGGCTTTTGGGTAATTTCACTTAAACGCGACGAAAGCATTGAGGAAATAAGATCCTTAATCATCTTATCTCTCAAATAACCAATGTTCTTTGCATCCTTTGGTGTTGCATCGTGCTTATAGTAAATATTTAGTGTTGTGTTGCTAGCCTCAGGGTCTGATGCGATTCCTATAAGAGGTTGATCATTATCAGGCAACTCGAAGAATTCTCTGGTTGCTGGATTTACTGGTTTTGCAATATCGGCAAACAAGGTTTTGATTTTGGCTTCGATCTGGTCAACATCTATATCGCCAATAATTACAATTGATTGTAGATCGGGACGATACCATTTAGCATAGTAATCCTTTATTTCTTGGTGTTTGAAATTGTTAATCACATTAATATCGCCAATAACATCACGGATGGCATACTTTGATCCTTTATAAATGATAGGTCTTACCTGATTATCCATTCTAAATTCAGGGCTACGTCTTGTACGCCACTCCTCACGAATAACGCCTCTTTCATTATCAATTTCTTGAGGATCTAAAGAAATACAGTTTGACCAATCGTGAAGCACCAACAATGCGCTATCGATAATACCATCCCGCGTTGTAGGAACATCAGATAGGTTATAAACAGTTTCATCTAGCGATGTAAATGCGTTGATATTATAGCCAAACTTAACGCCAACAGTTTCGAAATAGTTAATAATGCCTTTCCCTGGAAAATTTTTAGTTCCATTGAAAGCCATGTGCTCAAGGAAGTGCGCCAATCCGTTTTGGCTATCCTCTTCCAGAATTGCACCAACATTCTGTGCAATATAGAACTCGGCACGTTGCTTTGGCTCCGTATTCTTACGGATGTAATACGTTAATCCATTATCCAATTTTCCATAGCGAAAATTTTTGTCAACAGGAACTGGAGTGCTCCAATCGATTTGTCCCTTTGCGCTAAAGCCCAAAAGACAGACCAGCAAAAAGGATGAAAAAAACTTAATACTTCTTATCATTTTAATTTAAAGTTTAATGAAACATTTATTATATATATCAAAAGTAAAAATTTTACATAAGAATGATATAAAAACAACAAAAATTAACATTTATTGTAACATCTATTCATTTTTATAGTTAATCACAGAAATGCTTGATTATAGAAAACAAAAAACTCTTCTATAAACATGGAAGAGTTTCGTAAATTCAATTGAATTTAATGTCTATCGTAATCTTTCTAACGATCTAACCAAAGCTTCATCCTTAGCAATTGCCCTTAATGCTAAGAATGTTAGAATTGCCGAAACTAATGGAAAAATAAAGACAAGGCTGTAGTTTGTTGTTGCGGGCAAAAGTTTACTAACCGCTTTAACATAATAGTACAGTAGTCCTTGCATTCCAAGCAAAAGCACAGTATTCAAAATGCAAAGCCTTATTTGCACCATTCTGCGCTTATACAGAAAAATTGTAAAAAATGGCATTGCAAACACAACAATAAGCAATGCAAGCAAAGGCCATGTTTTATATATACTTTCTGCGTTAACCCCTTCCGATACTAATCCTGAAGCCATAAATAGATACTTTACCATTTGGGGTTCAACAGTATAGGTAGCAAAGGGTACAAAGAAGAAAAAGGCGATTAGCAACGTAACGCCAAGTAAATATAAAGTCTGTATTCTCTGTATCATATCAATTAAATATTGAAATTATCATAAACAATTGCAAAAGTAATTTTTTTGATGGTTAAATGCCCAAAAACAAAGTTAAAACATTTTAAATGTAATCATCGTTGCTATTTCAAATAGAAAAATATTCTAAATGATGTTTTAGAAAAAAGATCGTTCTAGTATTAAATCCAAATTCATGAAATGAAAAGTAAATTTAACCAAAACTGAGCAATATGGGTTAGTAAACCTTATAAATCGGTTCGGTCTTTCAAAATTTAGTATCTTTGTATTTTAAATAAATTGATATGAGAGTAATAGAATCATCGGAACTGATACTAAACCCAGATGGTAGTATCTTTCATCTACACCTAAAACCAGAGCAGCTGGCCGATACTGTAGTGCTAGTAGGCGATCCAGGCAGAGTAGAAACAGTATCGTCATTCTTCGATAAAATTGAGTTTACCGTATCGAATAGAGAGTTCAAAACATGTACAGGATACTATAAAGGGAAAAGAATTAGTGCCGTATCAACAGGTATTGGAACCGACAATATCGATATTGTCGTAAATGAACTTGATGCCTTAGTAAACATTGACCTAGAAACAAGAACGGTTAAGGATACACATAAAAAGTTAACCATTGTCCGTTTGGGTACTTCTGGAGCACTTCAGCCAGAAATAGATTTAGGGAGCTATGTGATGACGGAAATTAGTATCGGATTTGATGGCTTGCTAAACTTTTATGCCAACCGCAACGAGGTTAGCGACCTTGAAATGGAACAAGCATTCCTAAAACATACAGATTGGAATCCTCTTTGCGCCAAACCATACTTCAACAGATCATCCGAAAAGTTGGTCAATCTATTGTCCGATTACACCATTAAAGGAATTACCATTTCGGCACCGGGTTTTTACGGACCACAAGGTCGAGTTCTTCGTCTTCCATTGGCAGATCCCAAGTTAAACGACAAAATCGTTGACTTCAGATACAATGGACGTAAGATCACTAATTTCGAGATGGAAAGTTCTGCAATCAACGGACTATCACGCTTACTTGGACATGACTCAGTTACAATATGCGCTATAATTGCGAATAGAGTAATTAAAGATGCCACAAAAGATTATCGTCCTGCAATTAAGCGACTTATCGAATTAACTCTCGACAAACTGGCAACACTATAAATTGCTACAAACTTGGTTAGTAACGATATAAATTCATTGATTTCCCTGCTTGATGACCCTGATTCTGAGATCTACAAAGCAGTGTCAGAAAAAATCATCACGCAGGGCATCACTATCGTCCCTCAACTCGAAAAGGCTTGGGAAATTTCTGAAAATGAGTTTGTTCAAAATAGGTTGGAGAACCTTATTCAAACTATCCAATTTAAAAGCACCGAAGATGCTTTAGCATTGTGGATTAACTCCGGAACGCAAGATTTACTTGAAGGAACTCATCTTATAGCTAGATTTCAGTACCCTGAATTAACATTTAGTTCGATTGAAAAGGAAATTGAAAAATATAGACGAGACGCTTGGTTAGAGATGAATGATAACCTAACGGCTCTAGAAAAGGTCAAAATTATTAACCATATTCTTTTCGATATTCACAATTTCGGCCCTAACGTTACTCACTTTTTCTCGCCCAACAATCAATATATAAATCTACTGTTCGAAACAAAAAAGGGAGGGCCAATATTACTGTCAATTTTTTACGCGACCATTGCTCAAAGACTTGGACTTCCTATTCATTGTGTAAACCTTCCCAAGAATTTTGTGCTGGCATACAAAGATAGATTTTACCCAATCACCGAATCAAGCGACGAAAGGGATAGCATTCTATTCTATATCAATCCTTTCAATAGGGGTTCTGTATTTGGAAGAAAAGAAATCGATGTTTTTTTACAACAGCAAAAGATTGATCCAAAACCAGAATACTACTTACCTTGTTCCAATAGAACGGCAATTGCCCAGTTGATGTTTAACCTTGTCTTTGCCTACGAAAAACAGTCAAACTTCAAGAAAGCGGAAGATATTAAGAAACTACTAAAGATAGTTGAAGGGTAATAGTTCTATGGCCTGAATTACAAAGGCAACACGTAGATGCAAATAAGGAAAATGCAAGAGTAAAGTTCAATTAAGTTCTTTTAGCATAAGGCTTAAACATACTACTCCCAAAAATCAAACTTCAACTGTTGATCTGCTATTTTAACTTTTTTAAGTTCAGCATCAACAATACTATCAACTTCAATTTTGCATCGACCGCAACCAGTTGTTGCTGAAGTTATCGTTCTGACATCCAAATACGATTTTGCACCTTTTCTGCGAATGGCGTTTAAAATTTCGCTCTTAGATACACATCTACAATTACATACAAACCTACTTCGGGAAACCATTGAACTAAACATTTAGCGGTTAAATATACCTATCAAAAATCGAAACATTTTGTAATTCAAGATAAAAAATCTACCTTTGCACGCTAATTTTAACTAAATAATTATACTATGTTAAATCACTACGAAACCGTTTTCATTGCTACTCCCGTTTTGTCTGAGGCCCAGATGAAGGAAGCGGTTACAAAATTCAGGGGTTTCATCACCGAGAATGGTGGCGAAATCGTTCATGAAGAAAATTGGGGTTTAAGAAAGTTGGCCTACCCCATTCAGAAAAAAACTACAGGTTTTTACCATTTATTGGAATTTAAAGCCGCTGGAGAGTTGGTTGACAAACTCGAAACTCAGTACCGCCGCGATGAGCGTATTATTCGTTTCTTAACTGTTAAGTTAGACAAGTACGCTGTTGAGTATGCTAATAAAAAGCGTAGCAACAAAGTGGAAACTAAAAAAATGGAGGACTAAGCAATGAGTACAAATCAATCAGAAATCAGATATCTCACCCCCCCAACAGTTGAGATTAAAAAGAAAAAGTACTGCCGTTTCAAGAAGAACAAGATTAAGTACATTGATTACAAGGATCCTGAATTCTTGAAAAAGTTCCTTAACGAACAGGGTAAAATTCTTCCTCGTCGTATTACTGGAACATCATTGAAGTACCAGAGGAAGGTCGCTACAGCAGTAAAAAGGGCTCGTCACATTGCCATACTGCCATTTGTAACCGATCTATTGAAATAATTTTAAGGTAGGAGGAAAATCAGATGGAAATTATTCTGTTACAAGACGTATCGAACCTTGGTAATAAGGACGAAATAGTAAAAGTAAAGAATGGCTACGCTCGCAACTAC is a window of Tenuifilaceae bacterium CYCD DNA encoding:
- a CDS encoding phosphorylase — translated: MRVIESSELILNPDGSIFHLHLKPEQLADTVVLVGDPGRVETVSSFFDKIEFTVSNREFKTCTGYYKGKRISAVSTGIGTDNIDIVVNELDALVNIDLETRTVKDTHKKLTIVRLGTSGALQPEIDLGSYVMTEISIGFDGLLNFYANRNEVSDLEMEQAFLKHTDWNPLCAKPYFNRSSEKLVNLLSDYTIKGITISAPGFYGPQGRVLRLPLADPKLNDKIVDFRYNGRKITNFEMESSAINGLSRLLGHDSVTICAIIANRVIKDATKDYRPAIKRLIELTLDKLATL
- the rpsF gene encoding 30S ribosomal protein S6; protein product: MLNHYETVFIATPVLSEAQMKEAVTKFRGFITENGGEIVHEENWGLRKLAYPIQKKTTGFYHLLEFKAAGELVDKLETQYRRDERIIRFLTVKLDKYAVEYANKKRSNKVETKKMED
- the rpsR gene encoding 30S ribosomal protein S18 → MSTNQSEIRYLTPPTVEIKKKKYCRFKKNKIKYIDYKDPEFLKKFLNEQGKILPRRITGTSLKYQRKVATAVKRARHIAILPFVTDLLK